The Rouxiella sp. WC2420 region GAAAGAAACTTCGATACCAGCGGATGCCATATTCCGCGGGTGGAAAGGTCGGGAAACTGCTGGTGCCGAAGCTCATCGGGATCACCACCAATATTGGTAGCAGCAGGAACACCGCGCAAAGCAGTCCCGCCAGCGCGCTCATGCGCCCACCGCCGGTTCGCCTCCCGCCGCTCATCTGACTGCCTTTACCCGACTGGCCGCCCATCAATTTATCCAACCCAAACAGTCGGTTGAATAACCACAGAGCAAACAGCGTAGTCACCAGCAATACCCCAGCCAAAGCAGCTGCAATGCCCCAGTTCAATTCATCACTAATGTTGTAGGAGATAAGCTCGGCAATCATGCGCTGCGCCGGGCCGCCCATCAACGAGGGGGTGATGTAATAACCGACCGCGTTCATAAAAACGATGATGGCTCCCGCAACCACGCCAGGGCGGGTCAGCGGAAAAATTATCCGGGTAAAAATACCGATAGAGTCAGCGCCAAGGCCCTGAGCCGCCTGAATCAGTGATTTATCCAAAGCACGAAAAGAAGAGTACAGCGGCAGCACGACAAACGGCATCAGTACATGAGTCATGCCGATCAGCACACCGGTAAAGTTATAGAGAAATGCAACGGGATGATCGATAAGGCGAGTGGTCACTAGCAGCGTATTCAACGGTCCATTTTGCTGCAACAGCGCTATCCACGCCGAAGTGCGCACCAGTGCGCTGGACCAAAACGGCAGCAGCACGGCGAAAAAAAGCAGTTTCGACAATGCTGGCCTGACCGAGGCCATCAGGTAAGCCAGCGGATAACTCATAACCACACAGCTAACGGTCACGACCGCGGCGATAACAAAAGTATTTTGCAGCACAACCCGGTAGATAGGGACCCTCAGCAAGCGCAAATAGTTATCCGCCGATAGCGTCCCCTGACTATAAAAGCCCTCTTTAAGCAGGCCCAGAATAGGCCAGATAAAAAACAGCGCCAGAAAAATCAACAGCGGCAAAGCCAGCAGTGTCAGTCGGGAAAAACGCCGCATCCCCTTTTCTTTGCCCGCCGCGTCAAGCCGGGGTATAGATGATATCGTCACGTTATCTCTCCGGTGTTTCGCGCCATGTGAGCTGCGTCGTCCTGATGCCCTAGCTGATAAACAACTGACGGGGAAACTGAGTTAATCTCTCATAACCCTGTTCGGTAATTGCGATGGTTTCAGACATGCCAAAACCGCGCGCCAACACGTAAGTATGAAAAGTCATGCCCGGAGCAAAATGCCAACTGCAGCCGGGTGCGGCTTCCAGTGGCTCGCCGCCGCTTGGCGCCAGCAGCAGGCCGACCGAGTAAAAGGTCTTATTGGTATAGGTGTCGCGCAAGCCCGCCGACATCACTCCGTCACGATAAATGGCATCAGGCACGGTGGCCGCCACGCCGGGCCGCACTTCTGCCAGTGCCGCATCCTGAATGGCGATCAGTTGCTCAACGATGCGCTGATCCTCTTCACTGGCGTGCCCAACGCGGATTGGGCGCATAAAACGCGCATGGTAATGCCGCACGTTGGGCGTAGTTTCAATCTGCACAATATCGCCGTGTGCCAGCACGCGATCGCTGTAACCACCGTGCAAATGATAAGCTCGCTCACCTGATGACATTACCCCTGGCCCCGGTAAATCACTGCCTGCGCGGATCATCGCGCTACAAATTTCGGCGGCCATTTCCCGTTCGCTGACACCGACTTTGGCCGAGCCGATAGCCGCAGCCATACCAGCCTCGGCCGCCCGCGCCGCACGGCGTTGATAGCTAATTTCTGCCGGTGATTTTATAAAGCGCATTTGAGTGACCCACTGACTTTCATCAAGCATCAACGCCTGCGGCAACCCCGCCTTGATGCCGTTAAAACGAGCCACCGACAGCGGCCACGCGGCCATTTCCACCGCCAGCCGCGGTGAATCACCAAGCCGAGAGCGGATAGCCTGCACTGCAATGGCCGTTTTATCATCGCTGTCGCTCCACATGACGCGGTCGTCGTAAAGGCAGGTACTATCGAGGTAGTAAGCTTCCACGTCGCGGCAAATCAAGGTTGGCTCACCGCTCGCCGGAATAATGGCAAACTGGAACGATGAATAAGCTCGAGTGAAAAATCCTGTTATCCAGGTTACGCTTTCCGGCATAAATGCCAGCAGGGCGTCATACCCTTTTTCCACCAGTTGTTGCTGTACACGCGCCAGACGCTGCTGGTATTCCACTTTTTCAAACCAGTAATCGGTTGCCACCATGACCAACTCCTTTCAGTAAATGTTTATTGCATGGCCGTGTTGTAGGCTTCGCCCGCGGCGAGAGAATGTGCTGCCCACCAGTTGAT contains the following coding sequences:
- a CDS encoding ABC transporter permease subunit; translated protein: MTISSIPRLDAAGKEKGMRRFSRLTLLALPLLIFLALFFIWPILGLLKEGFYSQGTLSADNYLRLLRVPIYRVVLQNTFVIAAVVTVSCVVMSYPLAYLMASVRPALSKLLFFAVLLPFWSSALVRTSAWIALLQQNGPLNTLLVTTRLIDHPVAFLYNFTGVLIGMTHVLMPFVVLPLYSSFRALDKSLIQAAQGLGADSIGIFTRIIFPLTRPGVVAGAIIVFMNAVGYYITPSLMGGPAQRMIAELISYNISDELNWGIAAALAGVLLVTTLFALWLFNRLFGLDKLMGGQSGKGSQMSGGRRTGGGRMSALAGLLCAVFLLLPILVVIPMSFGTSSFPTFPPAEYGIRWYRSFFQDPKWMAALWQSIKIGAMVTVVSMLLGASAALGVYKMRPGRKGWLETLFIIPMSVPAIITAVALYYLCGPLGLVNNSVALVIGHTVLATPYVYITLRAALQSFDPSLELAALSLGASWVQMFRRVMLPALLPGIIGGAVFAFITSFDDVVMSLFLTNLRNRTLPKLMYEGLSVDFDPTVISASCVLIAATALILIAHSLFGRQGEKHATTTTR
- a CDS encoding M24 family metallopeptidase translates to MVATDYWFEKVEYQQRLARVQQQLVEKGYDALLAFMPESVTWITGFFTRAYSSFQFAIIPASGEPTLICRDVEAYYLDSTCLYDDRVMWSDSDDKTAIAVQAIRSRLGDSPRLAVEMAAWPLSVARFNGIKAGLPQALMLDESQWVTQMRFIKSPAEISYQRRAARAAEAGMAAAIGSAKVGVSEREMAAEICSAMIRAGSDLPGPGVMSSGERAYHLHGGYSDRVLAHGDIVQIETTPNVRHYHARFMRPIRVGHASEEDQRIVEQLIAIQDAALAEVRPGVAATVPDAIYRDGVMSAGLRDTYTNKTFYSVGLLLAPSGGEPLEAAPGCSWHFAPGMTFHTYVLARGFGMSETIAITEQGYERLTQFPRQLFIS